Proteins from a genomic interval of Verrucomicrobium sp.:
- a CDS encoding TRAM domain-containing protein produces MSANPPLTLSIDTLAFGGEGIGRAEGRVYFVPFTAPGDEVEVRVTTLKKNFGRAEVVRVVKAGPARQAAPCPYYGPCGGCQYQHLTYEEELRAKQAQVAETLRRVGKVEAPVDPIVPSPQAYGYRNRITVHAGQGRLGFHRAGSREIVDVAHCLLAAPEVNDALTDLRRKKPRPAEGHFSLRMPDLPPSAFHQVNRFLLEPLRDLVAAQAAATDAPHLVEGYCGGGFFTEALAAGRARAWAIEADGRALRDARRRQLPQVEWIEGKVEDRLAEALAAAASAPALVLLDPPREGLAPGALEALRAGASGVARAVYVSCDPATLARDLAGLSSVFRVERVVPVDLFPRTAQVEAVAVLAPV; encoded by the coding sequence ATGTCTGCCAATCCTCCCCTGACTCTTTCCATCGACACCCTGGCCTTCGGCGGGGAGGGGATCGGCCGCGCGGAGGGGCGGGTCTACTTTGTCCCCTTCACCGCGCCGGGGGACGAGGTGGAGGTCCGCGTCACGACGCTCAAGAAGAACTTCGGCCGCGCGGAGGTCGTCCGCGTGGTGAAGGCCGGCCCCGCCCGCCAGGCCGCGCCCTGCCCCTACTACGGGCCGTGCGGCGGCTGCCAATACCAGCACCTTACCTATGAGGAGGAGCTGCGGGCCAAGCAGGCCCAGGTTGCCGAGACGCTCCGCCGCGTGGGAAAGGTGGAGGCCCCGGTCGACCCGATCGTTCCCTCTCCCCAGGCCTACGGCTACCGCAACCGCATCACCGTCCACGCGGGGCAGGGCCGCCTCGGCTTCCACCGGGCGGGCTCCCGGGAGATCGTCGACGTGGCCCACTGCCTCCTGGCCGCGCCGGAGGTCAACGACGCCCTCACCGACCTGCGCCGGAAGAAGCCCCGGCCCGCCGAGGGCCATTTCTCCCTGCGCATGCCCGACCTGCCGCCGTCGGCCTTCCACCAGGTGAACCGCTTTCTCCTGGAGCCGCTGCGGGACCTCGTCGCCGCGCAGGCGGCGGCGACCGACGCGCCCCACCTCGTCGAGGGCTACTGCGGCGGCGGCTTCTTCACGGAGGCCCTCGCCGCGGGCCGCGCGCGCGCCTGGGCGATCGAGGCCGACGGCCGCGCCCTGCGCGACGCCCGGCGGCGGCAGCTCCCACAGGTGGAGTGGATTGAAGGAAAGGTCGAAGACCGGCTGGCCGAGGCCCTGGCCGCGGCGGCTTCCGCGCCCGCCCTCGTCCTCCTCGACCCGCCCCGGGAAGGCCTGGCCCCCGGTGCGCTGGAAGCGCTGCGGGCCGGCGCGTCGGGCGTCGCGCGCGCGGTCTACGTCTCCTGCGATCCGGCCACCCTGGCGCGCGACCTGGCGGGGCTCTCTTCCGTCTTCCGCGTCGAGAGGGTCGTCCCTGTCGACCTCTTCCCCCGCACCGCGCAGGTGGAGGCCGTCGCCGTGCTGGCGCCGGTGTAG